In Dermacentor andersoni chromosome 4, qqDerAnde1_hic_scaffold, whole genome shotgun sequence, the following proteins share a genomic window:
- the LOC140217045 gene encoding tigger transposable element-derived protein 6-like, whose product MAPPCRKFLSLKDKARILAEVESGEKKGDVAKKFGISPSSLSTILKSKEAIAQALASGTSAKRKKLTPSAHEDLDKAMYTWFVETRAKNIPISGNAVQQKALNYACLLGIDDFKASTGWLSRFKARHDIVGKTLSGESASADTGSASAWISTNVSALLKDYAKCDIYNADETGLFYEMLPSKTLEMKGQRCHGGKHSKKRVTVLLCANADGSDKRPPLVIGKSAKPRCFKGNRSLPVKYVANSRSWMTRAIFSEWVASFDCDMRRQGRRVCLLLNNCSAHHILDVELTNVELKYFPPNCTSIIQPLDQGVIRSLKCAYRQRVMQRLLLNVETGRDTKLDLYMALQMMAAAWAATGRPVIANCFTHAGFKLGDPDTDSAEDAADCNGAVHPPADVTASWAALQGAGSVPSSVELDDFIDADINVIAREELSDKDIIKSVRNDGGQSDDDEVPDMHPPATSRVLDAFDVIRNSVAVHDDDVAMQLLVERENRVMMLLGKKRKQSTLLDFWK is encoded by the coding sequence ATGGCGCCGCCATGTCGAAAGTTTTTATCCCTGAAGGATAAAGCTAGGATCCTGGCCGAAGTCGAAAGTGGAGAGAAGAAAGGTGACGTTGCGAAGAAGTTTGGGATTTCTCCCAGTTCGCTGTCCACCATCTTGAAGTCAAAAGAAGCAATAGCGCAAGCTCTTGCTTCAGGCACATCAGCCAAGCGGAAGAAGCTGACGCCGTCGGCGCACGAAGACCTCGACAAGGCCATGTACACGTGGTTTGTCGAGACGAGGGCGAAAAACATACCCATCAGTGGAAACGCCGTGCAGCAGAAGGCCCTGAATTACGCTTGCCTGCTGGGGATTGACGATTTCAAGGCGAGCACAGGCTGGCTCAGCAGATTCAAGGCCCGCCATGACATTGTCGGCAAGACGCTCTCTGGCGAGTCGGCATCGGCAGACACAGGCAGCGCATCCGCCTGGATCTCCACAAACGTTTCGGCGTTGTTGAAAGACTATGCGAAGTGTGACATCTACAACGCTGACGAGACAGGCCTGTTTTACGAGATGCTGCCGTCTAAAACCCTCGAAATGAAAGGTCAGCGTTGCCACGGTGGGAAACACAGTAAGAAGCGCGTGACCGTGCTGCTGTGCGCCAACGCGGACGGATCCGACAAGCGCCCACCGCTAGTCATTGGGAAGAGTGCAAAGCCCCGTTGCTTTAAAGGTAATAGGAGCCTTCCCGTAAAATATGTCGCCAACAGCCGCTCCTGGATGACGCGGGCCATTTTCTCCGAGTGGGTCGCGTCATTTGACTGCGACATGAGGAGGCAGGGCCGGCGGGTGTGCTTATTGCTGAACAATTGCTCCGCCCATCATATTCTGGATGTGGAGCTCACAAATGTGGAGCTGAAGTACTTTCCGCCGAACTGCACTTCGATCATACAGCCGCTTGACCAAGGTGTCATTAGAAGTTTGAAGTGCGCCTACCGCCAGCGAGTGATGCAGCGTCTCCTATTGAATGTGGAGACCGGTCGCGACACGAAGTTAGACCTGTACATGGCGCTGCAGATGATGGCTGCTGCGTGGGCTGCAACTGGACGGCCAGTTATCGCAAACTGTTTCACGCACGCTGGCTTCAAGCTCGGAGATCCAGACACCGACTCCGCTGAGGATGCTGCTGACTGCAACGGAGCAGTGCATCCGCCAGCAGACGTAACTGCGTCCTGGGCGGCCCTTCAAGGTGCCGGAAGTGTGCCATCCAGTGTCGAGCTGGACGACTTCATCGACGCTGACATCAATGTGATCGCCCGGGAGGAATTGAGCGATAAGGACATCATAAAAAGTGTCCGCAACGACGGGGGGCAGTCGGATGACGACGAAGTGCCAGATATGCACCCACCGGCCACATCTCGCGTACTGGATGCGTTCGATGTCATCAGAAACAGCGTAGCTGTGCATGATGACGACGTCGCGATGCAGCTACTCGTCGAACGCGAAAATCGAGTCATGATGCTcctaggaaaaaaaaggaagcagtcGACACTGCTTGACTTCtggaaataa